CACAATATGATGATTATTATACCTCAAAATTTTCTTAAAAACAGGGGGGAGCATTTAAAAAGTTGATTTTTATCGATAATGATAAGGAATTTTAATAAAATGTCAAAGAGATTTTTGACATTACGCTGCCCCTACAAGGGGAATAAAAATGAAATTAATAATCGCAATTATTCAGCCATATAAATTAGAAGAGGTGAAAGAAGAACTATATAAATCGGATATAAACCTAATCACGGTAAGTGAAGTCCTGGGCCACGGCAGGCAGAAGGGTGTTACTGAAGTTTACCGTGCGGCGAGAGAGACGGGGAACCTGTTAAGAAAGGTTTGCCTTGAAATTGCCGTTAATGACGATTTTGTCGAACCGGCTGTAAAGGCGATTACAAAAGGCGCGAAAACGGGCGAGACCGGCGACGGTAAAATTTTTGTCCTGGATTTAAAGGAATGCGTCAGGATCCGGACCGAGGAACGCGGCTCGAATGCGATTGGCTAAGTTACTTTTTGATTTTTTTCTTTGAAATAATTTTCAAAAATACATCTGTTATCTGAGGGTCAAACTGCGTCCCGGAATATTTCTTAATTTCTGAAATGGCGTAATTGACTCCGGGATTTTTTCTGTAAGGCCTGTTTGATGTCATGGCGTCGAAAGAATCAACCAGGTGCAGTATTTTACTGCCTACGGGAATTTCGCTGTTTTTAAGGCAGTCAGGATAACCACAGCCGTCATTTCTTTCATGGTGGGATTTTATCAGCGGGATAACGTCCTCAAGCTGTTTTATTCCTTCAAGGATTTTTGTGCCTTTCAGGGGATGCCCGTTGATGATTTCACGTTCATCATTTGTGAGATTCCCGTTTTTATCAAGCAGGTTGTCGGGAACGGCGATTTTCCCGATGTCATGCAATAACCCGGCCAGTTTTATTCTCTTGGTTTCATTTTCATCCAGTCCCAGGTTCTTGGCGAGTTCTTCCGCGTAATTTGCCACATTTTCAGAATGGCCTTTTGTCCAGGGGCTTTTCGCTTCAAGGGCGCTGACTAATACGGTTATAAGTTTGATAAAAAGTTCTTCAAAGGCGTCAATTCTTTTTTTAAGTTCTGTTTCTGAATTGAGGAGCCTCTGGTGTGTCTTTTTCAATATAGTGATGTCTCTGGCGACAATGATTGCAAAAAGAAAATTGCTTTTATCATCATAAATCGGTTTTTTACTTAAATAAAACCACTCTCCGGATATTGTGTTTACTTCGATGTCCTCAATAGTTTTATTCCCGTTGAGATAATCTTCAAGATTAACATTGTTGTTTTTATTGTCATATGGAAAGATATTATAAAATTTAGTGTAAAGTATCTTGTCAATAGGCTGGTTAATATACCTTATAAAGCTTTTGTTGCATCTTTGGATATTGGATTCTTTATCGATAAGGACGATAAATTCGAAAGCGCTGTCAAAAATCGTTTCCCATTCTTTTTTTGCTTTTGATATATTATTGATTAAAGTATCGCGTTCTTTTTCATTTATTTTATCTTTTGAAATATCGCGCGCGATCGTTTTTGTTTTAATTAAATTTCCCTTGTCATCGACCTCCGCGAAAACATTCAAGCTCGCGGGCAGAACGGAATTGTCTTTGCGGACAAATTCTCTCTGGACGTTTAGCAAAATCCCGTTTTTCGCAAGCGTCCCGAATGTATCTCTAAAAAGAATTTTGGATTTTTCCGTAAAAAAATCAGTAAGCGGTTTTCCGATAATATCTTCCCTTGCGTAACCCAGCATCTCGATGCCGGTTTTATTGCAGTCTATTATAATCCCGTCTTTATCGATTGAATAATACATGTCAGGGGCGTTATCGTATAAATCGCGGTATTTTTCTTCGGATTCTTTCAGGAGTTCTTTTGCTTTTGTGCTTTCCTCGTAAAGCCTCGCGTTTTGGATGGCTGAACCGATATGCGCCCCGATCGCGGATATCAGGTGTATTTCTTCCCTGTTGAGGACATGGGGCGGCCTTGTTAAAATATTCATAACACCTACAATTTCATCTTTCGCGTATATCGGGACGCCGATAAAAGAATTGAGGTTTTCGGCTATTACTACGGGCCGGGCAATGCGCGGGTCGTGGGAAGAATCTTCGGCAATGTAAATAGTTTCTCCCGATTGCGCGATACGGCCTGTTAATCCTTCGCCGATTGCTATGTGTGTTTTTTTGTAATCATTAACAAAAGCATCAGATAATCCTATGGATGCTCCCCAGAAAAGACAGTTTGTCCCCTGGTCTTTTAAAAAAATCATGCCCACGGACGCGTTTGTAATTTCAAGTGTTCCTGTCAGAACATCATTAAGGACTTTATTTAAATGCAGGGATGAATTTGCGGTCACACCGATGTTTTTTATTGATTCAAGCTTGTTTTGTATATTTTTCAGGTCTTTGGTTTGTTTCTCCACTTCTTTTAAAAGTTTTTCATTTATTTTTCTAGATATAAATATGAAATAAAAGGCCCCGGATACTATAATAAAGATAATAAGGCTGATTAGTATTTGCTGTGCCTGATAGGCCTGGTGAAGTATAAACTTAAATTCTTCATTGGTTGTGTCAAGGGTGGTTTTGAAAGATTGATGCCCGATAATTAAAATTATAAAAACCGTCAACAAAGTTAAAATTAATATAAACCATTGTTTTTTAGTATCTATAAGTTTTTTATTTAAACTCATCCTGCTCCTTGGCTTATTGTAATACTTGGCTTTATCGACAGATTCAGGGTTTTTTTAAAATTAAATTTTGAAAGGATTCACAATATTTAATATATATGCATAAAAATTCCGATCGTATAATATATTTTTTAACAATTTAAAGAAAACTGGCTTAAAAAAAATTTTGAATTAAAGTTACCAAATACGCAATTTTTTTACTTGTATATCTGATTAGGCACAAAGTGGTGCCAAATTAAGCATTTCGGGAACACAGGCGTTCAGATAAGTAGTTATGAGCAAAAGTTATAAGTTAAAAGATTGAAACCTTGAGACTTAAAACTAAGAAGCTAAAACTATATGATTGGGCGCCTTTTTTATTGCAAAAAATAAGAAAAAATCATTAAGGAGGAAAAACTGATGCCGGAAAAAAAGACAAAAGAGGTAAAAACAGAAAATCCGCTTGCAAACGGCGGTTTTAACGAAAAAGCCGCCAGGGATGTTATTAAACTTATTAAAGAAAAAAACATCCAGATAGTTGATTTGAAATTCAATGATTTACCGGGATTATGGCAGCATTTTTCAATCCCCGCTTCTGAATTATTAGAACAGGAAGATATTACCCGTTCTATCTGGGTGGATGGAATCGGGTTCGACGGCTCATCAATACGCGGGTTCCAGAAGATCCAGGAATCAGATATGATTATGATACCCGACCCTTTAAGCGCTGTTATTGACCCGGTTTGCGAGGTCCCGACTTTAAGCATTATTTGCGATATTTATGACCCCCTTACCCGAAAACCATACTCGCGGGACCCAAGATATATCGCGAAAAAGGCCGAACAGTATCTCAGGGATTTAGGCATAGCTGACAGCGTGTTTTTCGGACCCGAGGCGGAATTTTTTATTTTTAATGACATCCGTTTCGACCAGAATGAAAATTCAGGGTATTATTTTATTGATTCAAACGAAGGGGATTGGAATACAGGGAGGTCCGAAAACCCGAATTTAGGATATAAGGTCCGTTTTAAAGAAGGTTATTTTCCTGTGCCTCCTCACGATTCACTGCAGGATTTAAGAAGCAGGATGATTTTAAAAATGAAGGAAGCCGGGCTTAAAATTGAAGTCCATCACCATGAGGTTGCGACTGCCGGGCAGTGTGAAATCGACATAAAATATAATACATTGACAAAAATGGCTGATGATCTTTTGATGTATAAATATATTATCAAAAATATGGCAAGGAAAAACAATATGGTTGCCACCTTTATGCCAAAGCCTCTTTTTGGTGACAATGGTTCAGGCATGCACTGCCACCAGAGTTTGTGGAAAAACGGGGTTAACCTCTTTTATGACAAGGACGGCTACGCTCTTTTGTCCCAGACCGCGAAATACTACATCGGCGGGCTCTTGAAACACGCGCCAAGTTTAATGGCTTTTTGCGCGCCGACGACAAATTCATATAAAAGACTGGTGCCCGGTTATGAGGCACCTGTGAACCTGGTTTATTCCGCGAGAAACAGGTCTGCCGCAGTCCGGATTCCTATGTATTCAAACAGCCCAAAATCAAAACGCATTGAATTCAGGCCGCCTGATCCTTCATGCAACGCATACCTGGCTTTCAGCGCGATGCTCCTGGCTGGCCTTGACGGGATAAAAAATAAAATTGACCCGGGAGAACCCACGGACATGGATTTGTTTGAAATGAGCGAGGATGAATTGAAACATATTCCGACTGTCCCTGGTTCACTTTACAGTTCCCTAAAAAATCTCGAAGCTGACCACCAGTATCTGTTACAGGGGGGGGTATTTACAAAAGACGTTATTGATGTATGGCTCGAATATAAGTATAAGAGAGAAATTGATTCAGTCAGGATGAGACCTCATCCGTATGAATTTTATCTGTATTTTGATATTTAATATAGGTCTTATAAGACCTATATGACCTATTGTAGCAGCGGGCTTGCCCGCTGCTACGGGATTAATTATGGTTCTTATCATCAAACACATCGGATGTGAAGGTCCCGGGACACTGGGAGATTTTATACATAAAGCCGGCATAAAAACAAAAGTTGTTGAACTTTGGAATGGGGAACCTCTGCCGCCGCCGGATAAATGCGACGCTGTTATTTCACTTGGCGGGCCGATGAATGTTTACGAAGAGGATAAATATCCTTTTTTAAAACAAGAGGACAAATTTGTAAAAGAAATTATTAAAAAAGAAATCCCTTTTCTTGGTATTTGTCTCGGCAGCCAGATACTGGCCAAAGCCTTAAACGCGAAAGTCCTAAAGGCTCCCCAAAAAGAGATTGGCTGGTATCCTGTAAATTTGAATAAAAAAGAGCATAACGACCCCTTATTCAAAAATTTATATCCTGAGCTGGTTGTTTTTCAGTGGCATGAAGACACGTTTGAAATACCCAAAAAGGGTGTTTTGCTGGCTGAATCAAAAACATGCAAAAATCAGGCGTTTAAATACGGTAAAAATGCGTATGGTTTTCAATTCCACATTGAAGTTACGCCTCAAATAATAGATGAATGGATAGATGAATACGCTGTAGAAGGGGGCGCGGACATTGATATTATGAAGATACGCGGGAATACACACAGGGTGAATAAAATATTTAATAAACAGGCTAAACTTATTTATATTAATTTTTTAAAAATATTAGAAGCTGTTTCATAAGTCTTATAAATATGATTACAATATTTATTTCTGAAAATGAAAAAAAAGCAAAAAAAATAATCAGCGAGATATTGTCCAAGGAAGGATATACTGAATCTGATATTTTGGACCAGGGGAATATTTTTAAAATTGTGAATAAAGAAAAAATCAGTGACTTGGAGCCCTTAAAGGAAAAAATTATTGAATTGGAAGAATCTTTCTTCAAGGAAAATAAGGGCGTCTTATACAAAGTGGTTTTAGAGGCCATAGAAAAGCCTTTAATAGAACATGTCCTCGAACACGCCGAAGGTAACCAGTTAAAAGCCGCAAGAATATTAGGGATCAACCGCAACACAATGCGCGCGAAAATCAAAAAATTCGCTATCAAGCCGGAAACATATAAATAAAAAAAAGGCATTGTTTTTTTAAGATGATTTCGCTGTTTCGTCCTGTTTTTAAAATTGTATTGACAAAAAATATTTAATTGTTATAATGTCTGATAAGACAAAGGCGTCTGCGAAGTGCGGAGGCCTTTTTCTGTTTAAAATACATTAAAAGAGGCGCCTGAGGCGGCGTCTCTTTTTTAATTAAGGTTAAACTTATTTTTTTATATGCGTCAATAATAATCCAAATCAATATAAATTAACAGGTAACTTGTTATGAATAAAAGAGAAATATTCGAGAAAAATGGGTTATATGACTCCGGGTTTGAACATGATTCCTGCGGAGTCGGTTTTGTCTGCAATATTAAAGGAAAAAAGTCGAACGAAGTTATCAAACAGGGATTAGAGGCTTTACGCCGGCTGGCCCATCGCGGGGCCACGGGGGCTGACCCCAGGACAGGTGACGGGGCGGGTATTTTAATCCAGATGCCGCATGAATATTTTAAAAGGAAAGCCGCTGGATTTAATATTAACCTGCCGGAAGAAGGTCATTACGGGAGCGGCCTTGTTTTTTTACCGACAAATTCAAGTGACAACCGGTTTTGCAGGGATACTTTCTCAAAAATCGCAAAAGAAGAAGGACAACCTATTCTTGGATGGCGAAGGCCCGATATAGATAACAGCGGTATCGGGAAAACGGCCCGTGAAAGCGAACCGGTAATAGAGCAGATATTCATCGGGCGGGATAAAAGTATAAAAGACCAATTGGCTTTTGAAAGGGCCCTTTATATTATCCGTAAGCGTGTTGAAAATGCCGTCCGTAATTCAGATATCATTCAAAAATCATTTTTTTATATTACTAACCTTTCCAGTAAAACTTTCTCGTATAAAGGGTTGTTAATGCCGGCCCAGGTAGAAAATTTTTTTCCCGACCTTAAAGAAGACGGCCTTGTAAGCTCCCTTTGTCTGGTCCATTCCCGTTACAGCACGAATACGTTTCCGACATGGGATTTATCCCAGCCTTTCAGATACTTAGCCCATAATGGTGAAATAAACACTTTAAGGGGAAATATCAACTGGATGCGGGCCAGGGAAGGCCTGTTGAAAAGCGTTTTATTTGGCAGGAAGTTAAAGAACCTTTTCCCGGTTATTGTCCCCGGCGGGAGCGATTCAGCGGCGCTTGATAATGTTTTTGAACTTCTGGTTTTATCAGGAAGGTCCCTTCCTGAAGCGATGATGATGCTTATCCCGGGCGCCTGGGAACGCAACAATTTAATAGATGAAAAGGTCAAAGACTTTTACAGATACCACGCGTGCCTGATGGAACCATGGGACGGCCCGGCGGCAATCGCGTTTACCGACGGGACAAAGATTGGGGCCTTGCTTGACAGGAACGGCCTCAGGCCCGCGCGGTATATTGTTACTAAAGACGATTTTGTGGTAATGGCTTCGGAAATGGGTGTCCTGGACATTTCCGCGGAAAACATTGTTCATTCAGGCCGGCTCGAACCCGGGAAAATATTTTTCATAGACACCGAATTGGGCAAAATTATCGATGATGCCGAGGTAAAAGAAAAAATGGCGTCATTACACCCTTACGCGGGGTGGCTTAATAATATGATTGACCTTGAAGAAATAGCGGAAGAACAAAAATTTGAAAATAAAAATAATATTGATCTTTTAGAGAATTTAAAAACCTTCGGTTACACGCGCGAGGACCTGAAACTGATAATAAAACCGATGGCGGAAACCGCCCAGGAGCCAGTCGGATCAATGGGGAATGATACGCCGCTCGCGGTTTTATCGAATAAACCTCATGTCCTGTATAATTATTTTAAACAGCTTTTCGCCCAGGTCACAAACCCGCCTGTTGACCCTATCCGTGAAGAGATTGTTATGAGCATGGAAAGCTATCTCGGGCCGGAAAAGAATATTTTTGAAGATGGGGCGGAGCATTGCGTGAAGCTCAGGGTGAAACAGCCGGTTCTGTCCAATAAAGAACTTTTTTCGATTATAAATATCAAAGAAAGAAATTTTAAAACCAGGGTTATACCTGTTCTTTTTAAAGTCAAGGATGAACGTGGCTTTGAAAGAGTTTTAAATAAAATAGGAAAAGATGCTGAAAGGGCCATAAAAGATGGATTTACATTTATCGTATTGAGTGACCGGGGTATTGATAAAAATCACGCTCCGCTGCCCATGCTGCTTGCTTTGGGCGCCGTGCACCAGTATCTTGTCAAAAAAAGTTTGCGAAAACAAATAAGCATAATTGTCGAAAGCGCCGAACCAAGGGAAGTCCATCATTTCGCGCTTTTATTCGGTTACGGCGCGGATTGTATTAATCCATACCTTGCTTATGAGGCTGTAAATGACCTTATAAAAGAGGATGAGTTAAAATTGGACGTGAAAACCGCGAATTACAATTATATTAAAGCCGTGAATAAAGGTATTTTAAAAATACTTTCGAAAATGGGGATTTCCACCCTGCAGAGTTACAGGGGCGCGCAGGTATTTGAAGCCGTCGGGTTAAGTAAAGAAGTTATCGACAAGGGTTTCACGGGAACTGTTTCAAGGATAGGCGGGGCGGACATTAGAATGATCGCCGGGGAATCTATATTGAGGCATAAAGAGGCTTTTAAGGCGGGGAATTTAAATGTTAATATCCTTCCAAGCGGGGGGCAGTATCAATGGAAAAAAGACGGTGAATTCCATTTATGGAACCCGGAGACCATCGCGGCTTTACAGGATGCCGTTAGAAACGAGGATTACCGGAAATACAAGGAATTCGCGGGTTTGATTAATGACCAGTCAAAAAATCCGGCCACTCTCAGGGGTATTTTAAAGATATCCGCCCCTGCCGGAAAACAATCTATTTCTATTGATGAAGTTGAACCGGTTGAAGAGATATTTAAACGTTTTGTCACAGGGGCCATGAGTTTTGGTTCGATCAGCCGGGCCGCGCATGAAAGCCTGGCAATCGCGATGAACCGGATAGGCGGGAGGTCAAACACAGGCGAGGGCGGCGAGGACCCTCAAAGGTTTTTTCCAAGGCCTGACGGCAGTTCGTGCCGGAGCGCGATAAAACAGGTGGCGTCGGGAAGGTTCGGGGTAACGACTAATTATCTGGTTAACGCGGATGAGATACAGATTAAAATAGCGCAGGGCGCGAAACCGGGAGAAGGAGGCCAGCTTCCCGGCCATAAAGTAAGCGCTATTATCGCTAAAACGCGTTATACGACACCTGGTGTGACACTGATTTCTCCCCCGCCGCACCATGATATTTATTCGATAGAAGATTTGGCGCAGTTGATTTTCGATTTAAAAAATACAAATCCGAAGGCAAGGATAAGCGTGAAATTAGTTTCTGAGATAGGAGTTGGAACAGTTGCCGCCGGTGTCGCGAAGGGACACGCAGATATGATTTTAATTTCAGGGGGCGACGGCGGGACAGGCGCGTCTCCTCTGAGTTCGATAAAACACGCGGGACTGCCGTGGGAGCTTGGAATATCCGAGACGCACCAGACGCTTGTTTTAAATGACCTTCGCAGCCGTGTCAGGCTTCAGACAGACGGCCAGATGAGGACAGGGCGTGATGTCGCGATAGCAGCGATATTGGGTGCTGAAGAATATGGCTTTTGCACTTCGGCTTTAATTGTTTTGGGATGTGTAATGCTTCGGCATTGCAACCTTAATAACTGTTCGGTAGGTATTGCCACGCAGGACGAATACCTGGAAAATAAGTTCCGCGGCAAGCCCGAAGATGTAGTGACTTATTTTCATTTTGTGGCGCAGGAACTCCGTGAATTATTAGCTTCAATTGGAATAAAAACTGTTAATGAGCTGATTGGTGAAACACAATTACTTGAGGTTAACCGGGACATTCTTCCATGGAAAGCGAAGGGGATCGATATGTCGCGGATCCTTTATAAACCCGAAATGCCGGAGGAAACAGGCCGTTTCTATATTACACCGCAGGACCATAATATTAATGATGTTCTGGATCGGAAATTAATTGAACTTTCAAATCAGGCCTTAAAATACAGGAAACAGGTAAAAATTGAATTACCGATAAAAAATGTCAACAGGGCGACCGGCGCGATGTTAAGCGGCGAGATTTGTTTGAAGTACGGCGAGGAAGGACTGCCGCCGGATACTGTTTATTGTAAATTCAACGGGGTGTCGGGCCAGAGTTTCGGAGCTTTTCTGGCTAAGGGAGTAACTTTTGAGCTTGCGGGTATGGCAAATGATTATGTGGGAAAAGGTATCTCAGGCGGTAAAATAATTATTTATCCCGATAAAAAATCGGGATATAAAGCTGAAGAAAATATTATAATCGGAAATACGGCGTTTTACGGCGCGATTGCCGGGGAAACATATATTCGCGGGGTTGCAGGCGAACGGTTTTGTATCCGTAACTCGGGGCTTTACGCGGTGATAGAAGGAGTAGGTGACCATGGCTGTGAATACATGACAGGCGGCAGGGTCGTGGTTCTCGGCGGGACCGGGAGGAATTTTGCCGCGGGGATGTCGGGCGGGATTGCCTATGTTTATGATAAAGATAAAAGCTTTAAAGACAGATGCAATATGGAAATGGTTAAACTGGAAAACCTGGAGAAAGAAGACGAGGACATGATAGAAAAACTCGTCATGTCGCACCATACACATACTCAAAGCACGCTTGCGAAAAACATAATCGATAATTTTGAATCAGAAATAAAAAAGTTCGTCAAGGTAATGCCGATGGAATATAAACGAATACTGGATTTAAAGAAACTTGAAGAAAAAAAAGGTTTGAGCGAGGTATCTGAAGGGTGAAAACTCAAATGAAAAATGCAAAATGTAAAATGAAAAAAAATGAGAGATTTAAAAGGCTATATAAAAATTAAAAGAAAAAAACCGGAATACCGTCCGGTTTGTGAGCGGGTGAAAGATTTCAGTGAGGTGTCCATATTGCGCAAATTGGAACATTCAATTGAACAATCTTTGCGCTGTATGGATTGCGGAACGCCTTTTTGCCACTGGGGATGCCCCCTGGGGAACATTATTCCTGAATGGAATTACCTTTTATCGAATAATAAAATTGGCAGGGCGGCCGAGCTTCTGCAGTCAACCAATAATTTTCCGGAATTTACAGGAAGGATTTGTCCCGCGATATGTGAATACGCGTGTGTCCTTGGAATTAACGATGAAGCAGTGACTAACCGCGAAAATGAACTGGCTATAGTTGAAAACGCGTTTAAACAGGGGTTTATAAAAGCAAATCCTCCGGGAAAACGCACGGGAAAAAAAATCGCGGTTGTCGGGTCCGGCCCTGCGGGACTGGCATGCGCCGACCAGCTGAACAAATACGGGCATCACGTTACGGTTTTTGAGCGGGACGAAAAAGCGGGCGGGATACTCCGCTACGGGATCCCTGATTTTAAACTTGGGAAAAATATTATAGACCGCCGGCTGGAAATTTTAAAAAAAGAGGGGATAAAATTTAAAACAAAAGTCAATATTGGTGTCGATAAACCGGTGGCGGATTTAAAAGAAAAATTTGACGCGATTTGCCTCGCGGGAGGGAGCAGGTCTCCCCGCGACCTTAAAATTGATGGCAGGGAATTAAAAGGAATATATTTTGCGATGGATTTTTTAATACAGGCAAACCTGCGTAATGAAGGAAAAAGGATACCAAAGGATAAGCTGATTGACGCAAAAGGTAAAAATGTCGTGGTCATCGGCGGCGGTGATACAGGGGCCGATTGCATAGGAGTTTCACACCGCCAGGGGGCGAAATGCGTGGTGCAGCTTGAAATCCTGCCTTGCCCGCCGGGGGAACGCACGGGTGATTTCCCATGGCCGAAATATCCGATGCTTTTTAAAACCTCGACGAGCCATGAAGAGGGCGGCGAAAGGAAATGGAGCGTTTTAACCAAAAAATTCACGGGGGAGAACGGTTACGTTAAAAAAATTATCTGCGTGAATGTAGAATGGCAAAAGGACGCGAAGGGTTCCAATGTGATGAAAGAAATCCCGTGTACCGGATTTGAGATTGACGCGGACCTTGTAATACTTGCCCTTGGTTTTGTCCACCCTGAACATGAAGGCCTTGTCAGGGATTCCGCGGTCGGGCTGGATACGAGAGGCAACGTTAAAACAGATTCAAATTACCTCACATCCCAGGAAGGTATT
Above is a genomic segment from bacterium containing:
- a CDS encoding P-II family nitrogen regulator, encoding MKLIIAIIQPYKLEEVKEELYKSDINLITVSEVLGHGRQKGVTEVYRAARETGNLLRKVCLEIAVNDDFVEPAVKAITKGAKTGETGDGKIFVLDLKECVRIRTEERGSNAIG
- a CDS encoding type 1 glutamine amidotransferase, encoding MVLIIKHIGCEGPGTLGDFIHKAGIKTKVVELWNGEPLPPPDKCDAVISLGGPMNVYEEDKYPFLKQEDKFVKEIIKKEIPFLGICLGSQILAKALNAKVLKAPQKEIGWYPVNLNKKEHNDPLFKNLYPELVVFQWHEDTFEIPKKGVLLAESKTCKNQAFKYGKNAYGFQFHIEVTPQIIDEWIDEYAVEGGADIDIMKIRGNTHRVNKIFNKQAKLIYINFLKILEAVS
- a CDS encoding helix-turn-helix domain-containing protein — its product is MITIFISENEKKAKKIISEILSKEGYTESDILDQGNIFKIVNKEKISDLEPLKEKIIELEESFFKENKGVLYKVVLEAIEKPLIEHVLEHAEGNQLKAARILGINRNTMRAKIKKFAIKPETYK
- the gltB gene encoding glutamate synthase large subunit, encoding MNKREIFEKNGLYDSGFEHDSCGVGFVCNIKGKKSNEVIKQGLEALRRLAHRGATGADPRTGDGAGILIQMPHEYFKRKAAGFNINLPEEGHYGSGLVFLPTNSSDNRFCRDTFSKIAKEEGQPILGWRRPDIDNSGIGKTARESEPVIEQIFIGRDKSIKDQLAFERALYIIRKRVENAVRNSDIIQKSFFYITNLSSKTFSYKGLLMPAQVENFFPDLKEDGLVSSLCLVHSRYSTNTFPTWDLSQPFRYLAHNGEINTLRGNINWMRAREGLLKSVLFGRKLKNLFPVIVPGGSDSAALDNVFELLVLSGRSLPEAMMMLIPGAWERNNLIDEKVKDFYRYHACLMEPWDGPAAIAFTDGTKIGALLDRNGLRPARYIVTKDDFVVMASEMGVLDISAENIVHSGRLEPGKIFFIDTELGKIIDDAEVKEKMASLHPYAGWLNNMIDLEEIAEEQKFENKNNIDLLENLKTFGYTREDLKLIIKPMAETAQEPVGSMGNDTPLAVLSNKPHVLYNYFKQLFAQVTNPPVDPIREEIVMSMESYLGPEKNIFEDGAEHCVKLRVKQPVLSNKELFSIINIKERNFKTRVIPVLFKVKDERGFERVLNKIGKDAERAIKDGFTFIVLSDRGIDKNHAPLPMLLALGAVHQYLVKKSLRKQISIIVESAEPREVHHFALLFGYGADCINPYLAYEAVNDLIKEDELKLDVKTANYNYIKAVNKGILKILSKMGISTLQSYRGAQVFEAVGLSKEVIDKGFTGTVSRIGGADIRMIAGESILRHKEAFKAGNLNVNILPSGGQYQWKKDGEFHLWNPETIAALQDAVRNEDYRKYKEFAGLINDQSKNPATLRGILKISAPAGKQSISIDEVEPVEEIFKRFVTGAMSFGSISRAAHESLAIAMNRIGGRSNTGEGGEDPQRFFPRPDGSSCRSAIKQVASGRFGVTTNYLVNADEIQIKIAQGAKPGEGGQLPGHKVSAIIAKTRYTTPGVTLISPPPHHDIYSIEDLAQLIFDLKNTNPKARISVKLVSEIGVGTVAAGVAKGHADMILISGGDGGTGASPLSSIKHAGLPWELGISETHQTLVLNDLRSRVRLQTDGQMRTGRDVAIAAILGAEEYGFCTSALIVLGCVMLRHCNLNNCSVGIATQDEYLENKFRGKPEDVVTYFHFVAQELRELLASIGIKTVNELIGETQLLEVNRDILPWKAKGIDMSRILYKPEMPEETGRFYITPQDHNINDVLDRKLIELSNQALKYRKQVKIELPIKNVNRATGAMLSGEICLKYGEEGLPPDTVYCKFNGVSGQSFGAFLAKGVTFELAGMANDYVGKGISGGKIIIYPDKKSGYKAEENIIIGNTAFYGAIAGETYIRGVAGERFCIRNSGLYAVIEGVGDHGCEYMTGGRVVVLGGTGRNFAAGMSGGIAYVYDKDKSFKDRCNMEMVKLENLEKEDEDMIEKLVMSHHTHTQSTLAKNIIDNFESEIKKFVKVMPMEYKRILDLKKLEEKKGLSEVSEG
- the glnA gene encoding type I glutamate--ammonia ligase gives rise to the protein MPEKKTKEVKTENPLANGGFNEKAARDVIKLIKEKNIQIVDLKFNDLPGLWQHFSIPASELLEQEDITRSIWVDGIGFDGSSIRGFQKIQESDMIMIPDPLSAVIDPVCEVPTLSIICDIYDPLTRKPYSRDPRYIAKKAEQYLRDLGIADSVFFGPEAEFFIFNDIRFDQNENSGYYFIDSNEGDWNTGRSENPNLGYKVRFKEGYFPVPPHDSLQDLRSRMILKMKEAGLKIEVHHHEVATAGQCEIDIKYNTLTKMADDLLMYKYIIKNMARKNNMVATFMPKPLFGDNGSGMHCHQSLWKNGVNLFYDKDGYALLSQTAKYYIGGLLKHAPSLMAFCAPTTNSYKRLVPGYEAPVNLVYSARNRSAAVRIPMYSNSPKSKRIEFRPPDPSCNAYLAFSAMLLAGLDGIKNKIDPGEPTDMDLFEMSEDELKHIPTVPGSLYSSLKNLEADHQYLLQGGVFTKDVIDVWLEYKYKREIDSVRMRPHPYEFYLYFDI
- a CDS encoding glutamate synthase subunit beta; this encodes MRDLKGYIKIKRKKPEYRPVCERVKDFSEVSILRKLEHSIEQSLRCMDCGTPFCHWGCPLGNIIPEWNYLLSNNKIGRAAELLQSTNNFPEFTGRICPAICEYACVLGINDEAVTNRENELAIVENAFKQGFIKANPPGKRTGKKIAVVGSGPAGLACADQLNKYGHHVTVFERDEKAGGILRYGIPDFKLGKNIIDRRLEILKKEGIKFKTKVNIGVDKPVADLKEKFDAICLAGGSRSPRDLKIDGRELKGIYFAMDFLIQANLRNEGKRIPKDKLIDAKGKNVVVIGGGDTGADCIGVSHRQGAKCVVQLEILPCPPGERTGDFPWPKYPMLFKTSTSHEEGGERKWSVLTKKFTGENGYVKKIICVNVEWQKDAKGSNVMKEIPCTGFEIDADLVILALGFVHPEHEGLVRDSAVGLDTRGNVKTDSNYLTSQEGIFACGDMRRGQSLVVWAIAEGRNCAKAVDEYLKNKSI
- a CDS encoding HD domain-containing phosphohydrolase, whose protein sequence is MSLNKKLIDTKKQWFILILTLLTVFIILIIGHQSFKTTLDTTNEEFKFILHQAYQAQQILISLIIFIIVSGAFYFIFISRKINEKLLKEVEKQTKDLKNIQNKLESIKNIGVTANSSLHLNKVLNDVLTGTLEITNASVGMIFLKDQGTNCLFWGASIGLSDAFVNDYKKTHIAIGEGLTGRIAQSGETIYIAEDSSHDPRIARPVVIAENLNSFIGVPIYAKDEIVGVMNILTRPPHVLNREEIHLISAIGAHIGSAIQNARLYEESTKAKELLKESEEKYRDLYDNAPDMYYSIDKDGIIIDCNKTGIEMLGYAREDIIGKPLTDFFTEKSKILFRDTFGTLAKNGILLNVQREFVRKDNSVLPASLNVFAEVDDKGNLIKTKTIARDISKDKINEKERDTLINNISKAKKEWETIFDSAFEFIVLIDKESNIQRCNKSFIRYINQPIDKILYTKFYNIFPYDNKNNNVNLEDYLNGNKTIEDIEVNTISGEWFYLSKKPIYDDKSNFLFAIIVARDITILKKTHQRLLNSETELKKRIDAFEELFIKLITVLVSALEAKSPWTKGHSENVANYAEELAKNLGLDENETKRIKLAGLLHDIGKIAVPDNLLDKNGNLTNDEREIINGHPLKGTKILEGIKQLEDVIPLIKSHHERNDGCGYPDCLKNSEIPVGSKILHLVDSFDAMTSNRPYRKNPGVNYAISEIKKYSGTQFDPQITDVFLKIISKKKIKK